A genomic segment from Spinacia oleracea cultivar Varoflay chromosome 3, BTI_SOV_V1, whole genome shotgun sequence encodes:
- the LOC110803707 gene encoding leucine-rich repeat extensin-like protein 6, with translation MRTNLKPPAIIWVSFSLLLSLPIPSLQQTPVNNQAFPGGIRLQNAYIALEAWKKSITSDPNGFTSNWKGHDVCSYNGVYCATSPDDSYVKTVAGIDLNHANISGYLPEELGLLTDLALLHLNSNRFFGVIPSSFAHFKLLHELDVSNNLFCGQFPKVLLCLPSLKFLDIRYNHFDGSIPSAVFDLKLDALFLNNNNFSSTIPKNIANSSVSVLVVANNNLNGCFPTEITKMGATLQEIILMNTGLKGCLPSSIGELKQATVFDVSNNDLTGTLPESMGKMESLEQLNVAHNKFYGEIPTSICSLPKLENFTYANNYFCGEPIQCKRVQDKDDNYNCLPLRPFQRSLEECTRFLVHPPNCNSFGCPGSPLPRPTPPSPPMKYIPHVQVQLPYINTP, from the coding sequence ATGAGGACTAACCTTAAACCACCAGCAATCATTTGGGtcagtttctctctcctactaTCCCTCCCAATTCCATCACTACAACAGACACCAGTCAACAACCAGGCCTTTCCCGGTGGCATAAGGCTACAAAATGCCTATATAGCCCTTGAAGCATGGAAAAAGTCAATAACCTCGGACCCAAACGGGTTCACCTCAAATTGGAAGGGTCATGATGTGTGTAGCTACAACGGAGTTTATTGTGCAACATCACCTGATGACTCTTACGTTAAGACAGTTGCAGGGATCGATCTTAATCACGCAAACATCTCCGGTTATTTACCCGAAGAACTCGGCCTTTTAACTGATCTCGCCCTCTTACACCTTAACTCAAACCGCTTCTTTGGTGTCATACCTTCTTCTTTTGCTCATTTTAAGCTCCTACATGAGCTTGACGTGAGTAACAACTTGTTTTGTGGACAATTCCCTAAGGTTCTTTTATGTCTTCCTTCCCTTAAATTCCTCGATATTCGTTACAATCATTTCGATGGTTCCATCCCCTCAGCCGTGTTTGACTTAAAACTCGACGCTCTTTTCCTAAACAACAACAACTTCTCCTCCACAATTCCTAAAAACATCGCCAACTCCTCTGTTTCGGTTCTCGTTGTTGCTAATAACAACCTCAACGGGTGTTTCCCAACGGAAATCACGAAAATGGGAGCAACTCTACAGGAGATTATTCTCATGAACACCGGGCTTAAAGGGTGTTTGCCTTCGAGCATTGGGGAGTTAAAGCAAGCCACGGTTTTCGACGTTAGCAACAATGATCTAACCGGGACATTGCCGGAGAGTATGGGGAAAATGGAGAGCTTAGAGCAGTTAAACGTCGCACATAACAAGTTTTATGGAGAAATACCAACCAGCATTTGTAGTTTGCCTAAGTTGGAGAACTTCACGTACGCAAACAATTATTTTTGTGGAGAGCCAATTCAGTGTAAGAGGGTGCAGGATAAGGATGATAACTATAATTGTCTTCCTTTAAGACCATTTCAACGTTCTCTTGAAGAATGTACACGCTTCTTAGTACACCCCCCAAATTGCAACTCTTTTGGTTGTCCAGGAAGTCCACTGCCACGGCCaacaccaccatcaccaccaatGAAATATATTCCACACGTTCAAGTTCAACTACCATATATTAATACACCTTAG